A window from uncultured Desulfobacter sp. encodes these proteins:
- a CDS encoding ArdC-like ssDNA-binding domain-containing protein yields MGKYQDKLNEFSQKVLDAVKKGDAPWQKPWKEGELLELPKNMTTDTAYKGVNVMNLAMSGYNDPRWLTFNQAKNMDCRVRKGEKSTAGFYYSPNRLEKALDENGKPIIDKDGKETMERVEKPVFNAFALFNASQVEGIEPYHQPDPSWNPEEKAEKILRSADLPMVESQLNRAFYRPDTHTIETPQKAQFEGKSEYYSMIFHELSHATQHPSMLNRERDRSSKEDRTKEELRAEISAWLICTQIGIGYEPSAQENNTAYVAGWLTALKENDRAKELGFAMKDAEKIAHYILGMDKKQAVAQEEPVKGHYIIADESLTGISENKTLVDPWGSEAAKFDTPEAALKAAISAKATMTELEDDDVSVYKITEFGDTQGPLVTTGPPIHMKGMWERNIKTSCPEDIIYGRDQVREEKSVMEVTDLAKDELAKKDMTQVVADIRSSAKQSGIKIDQDDDQNLSQSYQAGFLSGATLVNPMDSTDNSLAWNAGFKDGLGESERLETEANQAATKPQFHNATRKTYIHVPYAEKDEAKGLGAKWDKEQKSWFIAAGTDPQLFEKWMKLQENKEIDTSDLANQFRDHAAKIGVVIDNPVADGKKHRVWVEGESEKKVSGEYVLHADGRPAGYVKNYKTAEFSNFKYEGDYKLEGAFNKADQRNNGQQDNFKKAAKTAFGIYINAEKTTDHPYLEAKGLNGGKEYRVDKNNRLIVPAINPQTKKIETLQFINTDGTKQFLKDGKKSGNCYILGELDENKPILFAEGFATGKTLHDISHLPAVVCFDSNNLENVAMQIRELMPSADLFFCADNDHALKNNVGVEKAQKAAEAVGGEVIIPKFSEAGKRQGMTDFNDLSRCKMGKSRIEKQLQSKIKFLVKDKDKGMELER; encoded by the coding sequence ATGGGTAAATATCAAGATAAATTAAACGAATTCAGTCAAAAGGTTCTCGACGCCGTTAAAAAAGGCGATGCGCCCTGGCAAAAACCCTGGAAAGAAGGCGAGCTGCTTGAACTGCCCAAAAACATGACAACAGATACCGCGTATAAGGGTGTTAATGTCATGAATTTGGCCATGAGCGGCTACAATGATCCCAGATGGTTAACATTTAACCAGGCTAAAAATATGGATTGCCGGGTTAGAAAAGGGGAGAAATCAACTGCCGGCTTTTATTATTCTCCAAACCGGCTTGAAAAAGCCCTGGATGAAAACGGCAAACCCATCATTGATAAAGATGGAAAAGAGACAATGGAGCGGGTTGAAAAGCCGGTCTTTAACGCTTTTGCCCTCTTTAACGCCTCCCAGGTGGAGGGAATTGAGCCATACCATCAACCCGACCCGTCCTGGAATCCGGAAGAAAAAGCTGAAAAGATTTTAAGGTCCGCCGACTTGCCCATGGTTGAAAGCCAGTTGAACAGGGCTTTTTACAGACCGGACACCCATACCATTGAAACACCTCAGAAAGCACAGTTTGAAGGCAAGTCTGAATACTATTCCATGATATTCCATGAGCTGAGCCATGCAACGCAACACCCGTCAATGCTGAACAGGGAACGGGACCGGAGCAGTAAAGAGGACCGGACAAAAGAAGAGTTGCGTGCTGAGATTTCCGCCTGGCTGATTTGCACACAAATCGGCATCGGTTACGAACCTTCCGCCCAGGAAAATAACACCGCTTATGTTGCCGGCTGGCTAACGGCTTTGAAAGAAAATGACCGGGCAAAAGAGCTTGGTTTTGCCATGAAGGATGCGGAAAAAATCGCTCATTATATCCTTGGCATGGACAAAAAACAGGCGGTTGCGCAAGAAGAGCCTGTGAAAGGTCACTACATCATTGCGGATGAGTCCTTAACCGGCATCAGTGAGAATAAAACATTGGTTGATCCGTGGGGCAGCGAGGCGGCAAAATTTGACACTCCTGAAGCGGCTTTAAAGGCCGCGATCTCTGCTAAAGCCACAATGACCGAATTAGAAGATGATGATGTATCAGTTTATAAAATAACTGAATTTGGAGATACCCAGGGGCCTCTTGTAACCACCGGCCCACCTATACACATGAAAGGGATGTGGGAAAGAAACATTAAAACGTCCTGTCCGGAAGATATTATTTACGGCAGAGACCAGGTCAGGGAAGAAAAATCAGTTATGGAAGTAACAGATTTAGCCAAGGACGAGTTGGCCAAAAAAGATATGACTCAAGTGGTTGCTGATATTCGATCTTCTGCGAAACAGTCAGGTATTAAAATTGACCAGGATGACGATCAGAATTTGAGTCAATCGTATCAAGCCGGATTCCTGTCCGGGGCGACTTTGGTAAATCCGATGGACTCAACGGATAATTCTTTAGCCTGGAATGCCGGATTTAAAGATGGTTTGGGTGAATCAGAACGCCTTGAAACAGAAGCGAACCAGGCCGCGACTAAACCACAATTTCATAACGCAACACGAAAAACTTATATCCACGTCCCTTATGCCGAAAAAGATGAGGCTAAGGGCCTGGGGGCAAAATGGGACAAAGAACAAAAGTCCTGGTTTATAGCCGCCGGAACAGATCCGCAGCTTTTCGAAAAATGGATGAAGCTCCAGGAAAATAAAGAAATTGATACGTCTGATTTAGCAAATCAGTTCCGGGATCATGCAGCGAAGATAGGCGTTGTTATTGACAACCCTGTTGCAGACGGGAAAAAACACCGAGTCTGGGTAGAGGGGGAGTCAGAAAAAAAGGTTTCCGGAGAGTATGTTCTCCATGCGGACGGCAGGCCTGCCGGGTATGTCAAAAATTATAAAACCGCAGAATTCAGCAATTTTAAATATGAAGGTGATTATAAACTTGAAGGTGCCTTCAATAAGGCGGATCAACGCAATAACGGACAGCAGGATAATTTTAAAAAAGCCGCCAAAACCGCCTTCGGTATTTACATCAATGCAGAAAAAACAACGGACCATCCGTATCTTGAAGCTAAAGGTCTGAACGGTGGCAAGGAATACCGGGTTGACAAGAATAACCGGCTTATTGTCCCGGCCATCAACCCGCAGACCAAGAAGATTGAGACGCTTCAATTCATCAACACTGACGGCACCAAGCAGTTTCTGAAAGATGGCAAGAAATCCGGGAACTGCTATATTTTGGGCGAACTGGACGAAAACAAGCCCATTCTTTTCGCAGAAGGGTTTGCCACCGGTAAAACACTCCATGATATAAGCCACCTTCCCGCCGTTGTCTGTTTCGACTCAAATAATCTTGAAAACGTCGCCATGCAGATCCGGGAACTCATGCCATCGGCAGACCTGTTTTTCTGCGCGGATAATGACCATGCCCTTAAAAATAATGTTGGTGTTGAAAAAGCACAGAAGGCAGCCGAAGCCGTGGGCGGTGAGGTCATTATCCCCAAATTCTCAGAAGCTGGCAAAAGGCAGGGAATGACCGATTTCAACGACCTTTCACGGTGCAAGATGGGTAAAAGCCGGATTGAAAAACAGCTTCAGTCAAAAATCAAATTTCTTGTCAAAGATAAAGACAAGGGGATGGAGCTTGAAAGATGA